Proteins encoded within one genomic window of Rhinolophus sinicus isolate RSC01 linkage group LG05, ASM3656204v1, whole genome shotgun sequence:
- the FRMD1 gene encoding FERM domain-containing protein 1, whose protein sequence is MTLELRDVLVLLPTREQLRLVVGVQATGRELFQQVCDKTSIREVHLFGLSVVRNNEYMFMDLERKLSKYFSKDWRREMHQGPRRCRAPFVTFLRVQYYVENGRVIRDRTARHLYYCHLKEQVLRSQCVHREEAYFLLAAYGLQADLGNHRERAHVGRYFEPQAYFPQWVITKRGSAYILRHAPAVHREQRGLSPKEAVLRFIREACQLEDVPVHFFRLYKDKKEDRATIVLGLTLKGMHIYQEVNHTPQLLYDFPWSQIGKLAFLGKKFEIRPDGLPSARKLVYYTGGASSSRHLLQLLRTSHQLHLRLQPTLRGLRQLEEEQEKKCYRESYISDALELDLHPASSGDSGDSGASGRHPSPCLSLLSANSQGSSLGMEPGEMSVDGSLGTEALQGEVPSCSSSTSPSSRDTDGGCRSWQEKDARHPDPGKASRPRASMAVLQVTLVRMRGRSAEALQQVPEATTSHIEEHSRSLDDVRPRPAPRSKPFPRSRPLGFELDPRPVVLHERRSTNCLFLDLLGEDQLPEEFVV, encoded by the exons GTGCAGGCCACAGGGCGCGAGCTCTTCCAGCAGGTGTGTGACAAGACCAGCATCAGAGAAGTCCACTTGTTTGGCCTCAGCGTGGTCAGAA ACAACGAGTATATGTTCATGGATTTGGAGCGAAAACTCAGCAAATACTTCTCAAAGGACTGGAGGAGAGAAATGCACCAA GGACCCAGGCGATGCAGGGCCCCCTTCGTGACCTTCCTCAGAGTGCAATACTACGTGGAAAATGGGCGGGTCATAAG GGACAGGACAGCCAGGCACCTGTACTACTGCCACCTGAAGGAGCAGGTGCTGAGGTCCCAGTGCGTCCACCGCGAGGAGGCCTACTTCCTGCTGGCCGCCTACGGGCTGCAGGCTGACCTGGGCAACCACCGTGAGCGGGCCCACGTAGGCCGGTACTTCGAGCCACAAGCCTACTTCCCGCAGTGG GTGATCACCAAGAGGGGCAGCGCCTACATCCTCAGACACGCACCCGCCGTGCACCGCGAGCAGCGGGGCCTGAGCCCCAAGGAGGCCGTGCTGCGCTTCATCAGGGAGGCCTGCCAGCTGGAGGACGTGCCTGTCCACTTCTTCAGGCTGTACAAG GATAAGAAGGAAGACAGAGCTACCATTGTCCTGGGACTGACACTCAAAGGAATGCACATCTACCAG GAGGTGAACCACACCCCACAGCTGCTGTACGACTTCCCCTGGTCCCAGATTGGGAAGCTGGCATTCCTG GGGAAGAAGTTCGAGATCCGGCCGGACGGGCTGCCCTCAGCCCGGAAGCTGGTGTACTACACGGGCGGTGCCTCCAGCTCCCGTCACCTGCTGCAGCTGCTCCGCACCAGCCACCAGCTGCACCTCCGCCTGCAGCCCACACTGCGGGGGCTGCGGCAGCTCGAGGAGGAGCAAG AGAAGAAGTGCTACCGGGAGTCATACATCAGCGACGCACTGGAGCTGGACCTGCACCCAGCCAGCAGCGGGGACAGCGGGGACAGTGGGGCCAGTGGCCGGCATCCTTCCCCCTGCCTCTCGCTCCTGTCGGCCAACAGCCAGGGCAGCTCCTTGGGCATGGAGCCTGGGGAGATGTCGGTGGACGGGTCCTTGGGGACCGAGGCACTCCAGGGGGAGGTGCCGTCCTGCAGCTCCAGCACCAGCCCGAGCAGCAGGGACACAGATGGTGGCTGCAGAAGCTGGCAGGAGAAGGATGCACGGCACCCGGATCCAGGGAAGG CCTCTCGTCCCCGGGCGTCCATGGCAGTATTGCAGGTCACACTGGTCAGGATGAGGGGCCGTAGTGCCGAGGCTCTACAGCAG GTCCCTGAGGCGACCACAAGCCACATTGAGGAGCACAGCCGCAGCCTGGATGACGTGCGTCCGCGCCCTGCCCCGCGCTCCAAGCCCTTCCCGCGCAGCCGCCCCCTCGGCTTTGAGCTGGACCCCAGACCCGTGGTCCTCCACGAGAGGAGGTCCACGAACTGCCTCTTCCTGGACCTGCTCGGGGAGGACCAGCTTCCAGAGGAATTTGTGGTGTAG